In Campylobacter sp. MIT 99-7217, the genomic window TTTTAATCCCTCTTCAAAACTTTTTTAAAAAACTCAAACCCAAAAAACAACAAGGCTTTAACAAATACGCTATCATCTCAGCAGTTTATAATGTAGAAAAGTATTTAGATGATTATTTTAACTCTATCATTAATCAAAGACTTGATTTTAAAAATAACATTTTAATTATCTGTGTTGATGATGGAAGCACAGATCATTCAGCAAATATCATTAAAAAATATCAAAAGAAATTTCCTAAAAATATCATTTATCTTTATAAAGATAATGGTGG contains:
- a CDS encoding glycosyltransferase family A protein codes for the protein MFFLNKKQKMLSKFIFQACILIPLQNFFKKLKPKKQQGFNKYAIISAVYNVEKYLDDYFNSIINQRLDFKNNILIICVDDGSTDHSANIIKKYQKKFPKNIIYLYKDNGGQASARNLGLDFLRKNQDQSNINLNSSLAFDLKDIEWVTFTDPDDFLDRDYFYEVDRFLRKEEGED